One Hordeum vulgare subsp. vulgare chromosome 4H, MorexV3_pseudomolecules_assembly, whole genome shotgun sequence DNA window includes the following coding sequences:
- the LOC123447672 gene encoding uncharacterized protein LOC123447672, giving the protein MDAASGRRGRLLLLLLSLLRLEIVLILVCSGGATANSDDGKSLSLEGADAGDKDVYLSHSCIHDEILHQRRRAGRKEYSVMPQVYNVPREKVERVRGRQLLGVASWRAPRSNVKKPIRIYLNYDAVGHSPDRDCKNVGDIVKLGEPPVPSAPGTPICSPHGDPPLVGDCWYNCTFEDIAGEDKKQRLRKALGQTVEWFRKALAVEPVKGNLRLSGYSACGQDGGVQLPHAYIEDGVANADLVLLVTTRPTTGNTLAWAVACERDQWGRAIAGHVNVAPRHLTAEAETLLSATLIHEVMHVLGFDPHAFTHFRDERKRRRDQVTVQALDEKLGRMVTRVVLPRVVMHSRHHYGAFSQNFSGLELEDGGGRGTSGSHWEKRLLMNEIMTGSVDTRSVVSKMTLALLEDSGWYQANYSMAEHLDWGRNQGTEFAISPCNSWKGAYRCNTTQLSGCTYNREAEGYCPIVSYSGDLPKWAQYFPQANKGGQSSLADYCTYFVAYSDGSCTDVNSARAPDRMLGEVRGSNSRCMASTLVRTGFVRGSMTQGNGCYQHRCTNNSLEVAVDGVWKSCPESGGPVQFPGFNGDLICPAYHELCNTVPVQISGQCPKSCSFNGDCIAGTCHCFPGFHDHDCSRRSCPDKCSGHGICKANGICECESGWTGIDCSTAVCDEQCSLHGGVCDNGKCEFRCSDYAGYTCQKGSAILPSLSMCHDVLVRDSDGQHCAPSELSILQQLEAVVLVPNYNRLMPSGRTFLNFFNNANCAAAAKRLACWISIQRCDEDGDNRLRVCYSACELYNTACGAGLDCSDQTLFSKREEEEKGVPCTGYGEKRSSWL; this is encoded by the exons ATGGATGCGGCCAGCGGCCGCCGCGggaggctgctgctgctgctgctttcgCTCCTCAGGCTCGAG ATTGTGTTGATTCTGGTCTGCTCTGGAGGAGCCACTGCGAATTCCGACGACGGGAAATCATTGTCGCTGGAAGGCGCGGATGCTGGAGACAAGGATGTTTACCTTAGCCATTCCTGCATCCACGACGAGATACTGCATCAGCGGCGCCGAGCTGGCCGGAAGGAGTATTCTGTTATGCCACAAGTCTACAATGTGCCCCGAGAGAAAGTGGAGCGCGTAAGAGGCAGGCAATTGTTGGGGGTGGCATCTTGGCGTGCTCCACGGAGCAATGTTAAGAAGCCAATTCGGATATACCTCAACTATGACGCTGTTGGGCACTCGCCCGACCGGGATTGTAAAAATGTCGGTGACATTGTGAAG CTCGGTGAACCGCCTGTACCATCGGCACCAGGAACACCTATCTGTTCTCCTCACGGAGACCCACCATTGGTGGGAGATTGCTGGTACAATTGCACCTTTGAAGATATAGCTGGGGAGGACAAGAAGCAACGACTCCGGAAG GCACTGGGACAAACAGTAGAGTGGTTCAGAAAAGCTTTAGCTGTCGAACCTGTCAAGGGGAACCTGCGGCTCAGTGGTTACTCTGCTTGTGGCCAGGATGGAGGCGTACAGCTTCCCCATGCGTATATTGAAG ATGGTGTTGCTAATGCCGATTTAGTACTCTTAGTAACAACTAGACCAACAACAGGCAACACCCTTGCATGGGCTGTAGCCTGTGAACGGGATCAATGGGGTCGTGCCATTGCAG GACATGTTAATGTGGCCCCTCGTCATTTGACGGCTGAAGCAGAAACATTACTTTCTGCTACTCTGATACATGAGGTCATGCATGTTCTAGGCTTTGATCCTCATGCCTTCACACATTTTCGTGACGAAAGGAAAAGAAGGCGTGACCAG GTTACTGTTCAGGCTTTGGACGAAAAGCTTGGAAGAATGGTTACCCGTGTTGTCCTTCCTCGAGTTGTCATGCACTCTAGGCATCATTATGGA GCATTTTCCCAAAACTTCAGTGGGCTGGAGTTGGAAGATGGCGGAGGCAGGGGTACCTCAG GTTCACATTGGGAGAAAAGACTCTTAATGAATGAGATCATGACTGGGTCGGTGGATACAAGATCAGTGGTTTCAAAGATGACTTTAGCATTATTGGAGGACAGTGGATGGTATCAAGCTAATTATAGCATGGCTGAGCATTTAGACTGGGGTCGAAATCAGGGAACAGAGTTTGCAATTTCCCCCTGCAATTCATGGAAAGGGGCATACCGCTGCAACACAACTCAACTATCAGGATGCACATACAACAGGGAGGCAGAAGGTTATTGTCCTATAGTTAGCTATAGTGGGGACTTGCCCAAGTGGGCTCAATATTTCCCTCAAGCCAATAAAG GTGGACAGTCATCATTAGCTGATTACTGCACATATTTTGTTGCTTATTCCGATGGCTCGTGCACTGACGTAAATAGTGCACGAGCACCTGACAGAATGTTAGGTGAAGTACGAGGAAGTAACTCGAG GTGTATGGCTTCAACACTAGTGCGAACTGGGTTTGTCCGTGGATCTATGACCCAGGGAAATGGCTGTTATCAGCATCGCTGCACAAATAACTCTTTAGAG GTTGCTGTTGACGGCGTCTGGAAGTCATGTCCAGAATCTGGTGGCCCAGTTCAGTTCCCAGGCTTCAATG GGGACTTGATTTGCCCGGCATATCATGAATTATGCAACACCGTACCAGTCCAAATAAGCGGCCAGTGCCCCAAGTCGTGCAGTTTCAATGGTGATTGCATTGCTGGAACCTGCCACTGCTTCCCTGGGTTTCATGACCATGACTGCAGTAGAA GATCTTGCCCAGACAAGTGCAGTGGTCATGGTATATGCAAAGCTAATGGGATCTGTGAATGCGAAAGTGGCTGGACTGGAATTGACTGCTCAACAG CGGTTTGTGATGAGCAGTGTAGTTTGCATGGAGGGGTTTGTGACAATGGTAAATGTGAGTTTCGATGTTCAGATTATGCGGGCTACACTTGTCAAAAGGGTTCGGCAATACTGCCCAGCCTGTCAATGTGTCATGATGTACTGGTTCGGGATTCTGATGGGCAGCATTGTGCACCAAGTGAACTCAGCATACTACAGCAACTCGAAGCAGTAGTTCTTGTGCCAAATTACAATAGATTGATGCCAAGTGGGCGGACCTTCCTTAACTTCTTCAACAATGCCAATTGTGCAGCAGCGGCGAAGCGGCTGGCTTGCTGG ATCTCAATTCAAAGGTGCGACGAGGATGGTGACAACCGGCTTCGGGTATGCTACTCTGCGTGCGAGTTGTACAATACGGCATGTGGGGCAGGTCTTGATTGCTCGGACCAGACCCTTTTTAGcaagagggaggaagaagagaagggcgtTCCATGCACAGGATACGGCGAGAAGAGGTCTTCCTGGCTATAA
- the LOC123447673 gene encoding cathepsin B-like protease 2, whose amino-acid sequence MGGVGVSLVLLAAAVVISAVAAAPQLVGAAKAEHSLGIIQEDIIQTVNDHPNAGWTAGHNPYFANYTIEQFKHILGVKPTPPGLLAGVPIKTHPKSADLPKEFDARTQWSSCSTIGNILDQGHCGACWAFAAVESLQDRFCIHLNMSVSLSVNDLLACCGFLCGSGCNGGYPISAWRYFRRSGVVTEECDPYFDQTGCQHPGCEPAYPTPKCHRKCKVENQVWKKNKHFSVNVYRVHSNPHDIMAEVYKNGPVEVAFTVYEDFAHYKSGVYKHITGGVMGGHAVKLIGWGTSDAGEDYWLLANQWNRGWGDDGYFKIIRGKNECGIEEDVTAGMPSTKNMDRNNDVAFGTAIL is encoded by the exons atggggggCGTGGGCGTCTCCCTCgtgctgctcgccgccgccgtcgtcatcTCCGCCGTCGCTGCCGCCCCGCAG CTGGTCGGAGCAGCCAAGGCAGAGCATTCCCTAGGAATCATCCAG GAAGACATCATTCAGACGGTCAACGACCATCCCAATGCCGGGTGGACGGCTGGACACAATCCCTACTTTGCAAACTACACT ATTGAGCAATTCAAGCATATCCTGGGAGTGAAGCCAACGCCTCCGGGCTTGCTCGCTGGCGTCCCAATCAAAACCCATCCAAAATCAGCAGATCTCCCGAAGGAGTTTGACGCTAGAACTCAATGGTCTAGTTGCAGCACAATCGGGAACATACTTG ATCAA GGTCACTGTGGTGCCTGTTGGGCCTTTGCTGCCGTGGAATCTCTCCAGGATCGTTTCTGCATTCATCTCAACATG AGCGTCTCACTTTCGGTCAATGACCTACTTGCTTGCTGTGGTTTTCTGTGTGGTAGCGGTTGTAATGGAGGATATCCTATCAGCGCATGGCGCTACTTCCGTCGCAGTGGTGTCGTCACTGAGGAG TGTGATCCATACTTCGATCAGACTGGTTGCCAGCATCCTGGATGCGAGCCAGCTTATCCTACACCAAAATGTCACAGGAAATGCAAGGTGGAGAACCAAGTGTGGAAGAAAAAtaagcatttcagtgttaacgtgTACAGAGTACATTCTAATCCCCATGACATCATGGCAGAGGTCTACAAAAATGGCCCTGTAGAAGTTGCTTTCACCGTTTATGAG GACTTTGCACACTACAAGTCAGGAGTATACAAGCACATCACCGGTGGTGTGATGGGAGGTCATGCTGTCAAGTTGATTGGTTGGGGAACCAGTGATGCCGGCGAGGATTACTGG CTTCTTGCAAACCAGTGGAACAGAGGATGGGGTGAT GACGGATACTTCAAGATCATAAGGGGCAAGAATGAATGTGGCATCGAAGAAGATGTTACTGCCGGCATGCCCTCGACAAAGAACATGGACAGAAACAACGATGTCGCCTTTGGAACCGCCATACTTTGA